ATTATTAAACTAAATACGATAATAACATCTTCTTTAAAATATCTGTCAATAAAGTTTAGAAACCACAGTGTGTGACTAGTAAATGATTATACTTGCATGCATGAGAGACTTTTACCTCGAGGTCATGAAGCTTTGTTTCAAGTTTTAATTGATTCTCTAGCTTCCTTTGTTTGATTCGGGCTTCCAATGCCATACTATTTCTCCGTGTTCTGATTTCAGTTTGTAAACTGCTCCATGTGTGGAGGTATTTCAGAGTTACGGATGCTTGCTTTCTGGAAGAAGAACCTAGAGCCACTGCCCGTAATTTGACAGTCCCTTTCAACTGGCGTCGAGTTTTTCTTGCCTGAGAAATTATAGAATTATGTTAACATTGATGCATATGATGACATAATGTAGGACAGTCACACAACCTAAATCACACAATATCTTGAAAACAAACTAGGCAATCCTTAATCTTATTGTTTCTATATATTTCCTGAAGTTGTAAGATTATTTTTACAAAGCTTTAGAGTAAATCATGTCTAGCCATCTTAGTTTATTTCGACACCATAAAAATTATGCATGTTTACACTTATTTTCTAGAAGAGTCATAGATGCTTGATAACACAGTCGGCACCAAAACTGCTAATGTAGTTAAGTTTTAGATCAAAATCAAGAAATGCTTCAGGGCTTAAATAAGTAAAAAGCTATCGATTACATCAGAAAATATGAAACCTATACCGAAGGAATACTCATTAATTTCCGGGTTGTTTTTTTCAAAATGTACCAGAATATCTTCTCAGTAAGCatagaatttaggtgagcataTATGATGTATTCATCCAAGTACCGGTAGACCAAGTACAACCATGTTTGCCGCTAATCACGGAAGAATAGGAACTTGCATTGATGGTATATAGCCTAAACAGATGTTTCCTACAGTCTAAAACATCCCTGTCTACCAAGTGTTTGCAAATGGCTAACTGGGGAGGAGTAACAGGACTTACATCTCCTGTTTACTTAACATGATTTTAGATCATTACTTTGTAGGACTACTAGGATGTGTATAATCTTTTATCCATCATAAAGACACTGTACAAATACTTAAATAACTTTAAACAATTGTTGTTCAGAAGCTGCTAATTGAAACAGATACCCTCCTTGCTTTCGTGTATAATTTTATCTACCAAATTTAATAATCTTCCATGTCTTCGATAATTTCTTTACAGTTTGTCATTTGCAGCTTCAACGATGGCCACATTGTTGCATTGTAGATGAACGCAAAGAAGTAACTCATCTATCAGGATTCATCTCAGCTTGTCTAAACACAAACTTGGACCCTTAAAAAATCAAGGAGGGCGCGAGCTGCAGCAAGGATGCTTCTAGTGCTATAAGAGACCTAGAGTTCGATTCTAACCTCCCCAATACTTAACAACGTAACAACTATTTTAAAGAATATATATGCCAAAACTGTTCTAAAGACAGGGAACATCTATTCTATACATTTAATAAGAATAATTGAAATTAACCACAATTTCATATTACAAAATATGCAAGTCTGATAACTAGGCCCAGAAATAATTGGCTGACAGATACTCATTATAGCCTTGCTTTATCTGGCGATAGATTATTAATAAGGGAATAAAGGTTTTGCTTTTATCTAACTGATGCATAAACTGAAGTCAAAACATGATGAAACTAGAATGTGTAATAGCATTTTATGTAACCTCCACTTAGACTTACCCTATATGCTCGAAATGCAGTTTGAATCTTTGTAGCTGCTAGATCCTGAATCCCAGGATTCCCATTAGGGACATGATGTGAAAGATTGGTAGAATTCatctgaaatttttttttttggtTTAACCCGTTTGCATATTGAAGCCCTGAAGATCCCTGTGGTTGAACAGATAGAGTATCCACAGAAACATGCACACACTTTAGATGGTAACTCCGTGATTTGAAACAATTACTTAACTAATCTAAATTTTCAATCTCTACAATCAAAATTAAAAAGAAAAGTGTTTTCTTAAGAATTTTAGAATGACAAGAGGATTTAATATTGGATGTGGGTTAACACCAATGCTTTTGCACATAATTTATGCTATAGGATGCTTTTGGCAAAAAAAATCAACAGGGTAATATGTAAAGTATTACCTTAAGATATTTTGGCTTTCCATTCTTTAGTTTCTTAAAGCTGACTATCTTTTTGAGCCAATCTCCAGACCccattttcaaaattaaatatcTCCTGAAGGCTGCACTGATAAGTGATAAGAAATGAAAGTTATAAATGTATATGGCACTAAACGAATTTGTATCAGAGAGTAAGTCCTTATGAGGAGAGTTGAaatgaagttgtaagaaaatatAACCACGACGGGTGATGCTTCACAGATTGCTTCACAGATAACAAATGTAGCATAAACAATTTGGCATTTTTCTGCAAGTACTTAGTTGGAATTGCCTTATAAACTAATAATCAGTGATATAACTCAAATTTTTATGTACTAACACCCCCTGTTCTCGACTTCTATTGTCTTCAAATggattaattaaaaaaaatataagaattaagtTTTCTAAACTGGAGTAATAAGTTGAAGACCTATTTTTTGTGTTAAATTGGGAGTTGTTTTTCCACAGATAACTAGCTACATACTAATCATGGAAGACTAAACAATGATGGGGAAGGATAATTATAATAGAGAGGGTAATGCAGCGGTCTGTAGAATAATTAGAAAGAGTAAAAATTACAGTTTCGTTTATTGAAAATGTCCCATAAGTTTGATAATTGCAGATGACATACAAAATAGGATGATTGAGGTTTTCAGTACATATTCAAGAATTTTACAAACCAAATTCTATTGCCAAATTATTACTTCTTTCGGTGTGTTAAATCATCTATGCCTTCAGAATAACATGTTAATAGTTCCCACTTTGTTTCAGCTAATTCATGAATGCCTGAACTTACAAGGAAATGCTTCTTGTTTAATATGAAAGTTTATCGATTGAGTTAGATGCTAAATTGTCAAAAACTAAAACAGCTCTTCTGAACTCGAAACACTATTCACTTTCAAAATCATTTGGCTCTATCTTGTATTTCGAAATGGATAAAACTGATATGAGTTTTCagtattaaattaaaaaattacgatccaaaaatgatatgCATACATGATACACTTAAATGTTTTGACACATTTAATAACTTAACATGGTATGAGAGGAGCAGTCTCTTTGAATGAGGAATGTACAACATACAAACACAATAAACATAAGATAAGAAGCTCTCTTCCTAAATTTATAGTTCCAATAAATAGATGGAATATAGGTAGCTAAAGAAAGAATATCAAACCAACATCCTTAAGCATCACCTCACCTCATTGAAACAATTATGAAAATTACAGAGCACAAGTAAAAAGAATGAGTAAATGTATAGCAAAAAGAAGAGGGCAAAAAACAGATAATATTTAGCAAAGCCTGACATACCGGAGGAGGAGAAATGTTGAGTTGAATTTTGATGAACAAGAAGAAGAAAGAATGGTGGGGGTGGGTGGTGGCAAAAGAGTAGAATAAAAGGTAGGTGTGCAGGGGCAGGGGATTGATATTTCATACAGACCATGGCCCCATCTCTTCCCACCTGCAGTTTTATTTTCGTTATAATATTATATATCTATTTTACACAGACAGAAGGCCATGTTTGGTTTGCTTAGTATGGGTTATTAAGTTAGTGAgccttttttttcttttatccTAGATTGGGGGAATAACTCGTGCGAGTCACGGGTCATACATccatatattatatttttacagCAACTTCAACCACTATACTTATATATAGGCTCTTAAGGTAAATTTTGAATAAATTgagataaaatttctctccaaAAAATTCTTTGTCTCTCTTTATAATATTAGGAGTTTCAGATGCTTCCTCATtattatatcatattttattACCCGTCTATTTAACATAAATTACTTTAATGAGTAAAAAGATAGATAGAAAGTGAGTTTAAGGAGAATTGTTAGAGAAATTGTTTGATTTTGGCTTCTAAATAATTAGGAGctcatttatttatattatttgtaGTGGAATTGCAAGGAGTTTGTTGGAGTTGCTCTCAgttgttttcttatttgtaaatgttgtacaacgtctaacgtatatcaaatacaaATTGATTGTTTATCTATTATTTTCGTACAAGACATTACCAAATTATACAATGTTtctaatatagctcattaagcaaaatatatatattcttgtttgtgttatataatttgtatttaatgaatgaatataaacatgGTAGTAAATATACGTTTATAAATGGTAGCCCGCAAGagttgactcagttggttaagaggggataactatccttttcgtcacatgttcgaatcccacgggagacgaatttatgattatgcctcctgagctAAAACTTGTCGCttaatgcggtttaccttggttcacgtaaTTTGTAggcggctgcgggttacctacgataaaaaaacgaaacgattaaacttaatttgtaaaatgccgttagtatgtttataaaggaaaaaataaaaattaacatatatgttgaacaCATAGTTGAccaaattttttgaattttatttaaataaactatatgtacgtgtctatattattattgagttcactactaacttgcaattaacttactcaatttaaaaagataaaaaatgcataacttgaGTCAAAATGACTTGCAGTCATAatatatacaataatgtaaaatttacattactgttaatataaaatttgattttaataaaaaaatgttactttttgaaattcaacgtatgcatgtatggaaaaatgttagttttttatttacactattattaacaaagtaagattaagttatatgtgtgtgttagcatgtaaattatcgtaTGTTATATTTTCAAGTAAATTATGACGGTTTCAATTATGtatatgctaaatatctaatttatgtacatgtataatcattattaaatCTAGTGAagcaattgattacttaaataacatgcatttataattattcataaattaaaattatgtaataagtaaatttttataatttatatatggtattcacattatcactgacaaacaatccatatctattttttacgcaaccgatatcaatcatggttgtaatataaaaataaattatatatttttaagacttattattaatattcatgatttttttttcaagaattcgaaggaaaaattgtatttatatcgttgtttaaaccgtttttaagtttgTTTCATTTTGACTCTAACATTTCTTCATAttataatttgataacattgtatactattctcctaaaattaaatattttttaattcgataaatttttataaatatcagttgaactggttaattctttcaaattattgaacaatacatatttttccttaaataatataaaatgcattgaatcaaattcTACAATATATAGTATACATATATAACTTTTATtcgaataattcaaaatatttgacAATATtgtcttgatcaatgaatattgtttatctaaaagattttttttaaaaagctAATTTTTTTAAGTGGAAAATAAAAACAAATcgatttaatttattatatttttaattaagaaaaattaaaaaaaactcaAAATTGTAATATCTTTTGTAATTTTCCAAGGATTAAATAAATGTAGTACTTTATAgcttattattttaatttattaaagtaacagatattttataaataaaaatatattttaactaaAGTCCTTATTCAGCTAGGCGGAAAATTTTCatgaataaatttaaaaaataatacaaAATTCATGTTAAATTACGCGGAAACACCTTTTAACTtctttttttttgacaaaatgcTTTTTATAAATTGCATCAACCAAAATTACAactttttttttgacaaatgcagaaAATTTTCATTAAATTGAATATAATCTAGCCGGGACAAACCACCAATTGTCGATACAATCAGgtgataaaacaaataacatactaaaatcaattagatgatttgttttctgatcgtttaacacataatatttaaaaatttttgaagttaaaaacgaaatcaaagacatttcaagcgatccaaattgcaccggcatctctgaaaatagcaacatcgcaattgaccatatcacGTAAAAATTATGGTTAGCCCAATGTTCAGAAACAACAATCGCATAAAATGAGATTGGAGAAgcggcaccccagctatctacatgtcggacaccagctatagacatgccgaaggcaccccaactatctacatgccggataccagctatagacattCCGAAAGTGTAAAGCCATAAAAATGAACAATCTTtggttgtgaaaggtgagctcttgcaataatcacCACCATCCCAGATTCGATACAGGTTTTGCAGATCACCAAAAATATTAGCAACTTCGTCCTTAACAGATCCAATACCAGATTAACCCAAGCATGACTAAGcaaaaacataacaaacactccaaaaggagagacaaaCACACACTACAAGAGGAGAGACACAAAAATACCCAAAAAAATTGGGTTTTATTGAAAAGAGATCAAcgagaataaaagaaaatgaagGGATTGGGGCTTTCCACTAGAGAAAACCAGTGGAAAGCCcctcgatttacttgaaaatggACAAACCCTAGGAGAGGGGAGAGAGGAGGGAGGCGGCGGCTAAAACTATTACCAAAATTACAACTTAATTTCAATAGGAACAAAACTCCCATCGAAAAAAATACAGCCAGGATTAAACAAATAAACGAGCTAAGCAAATAGTCGCTTATGTTTTCAGACTGTTTAACATCATGAATCTCAagattctttgaatgaaaaaAGATTAAAATGGCTTCCTGATCGATCATACCTGCACCAATCCTGGAACCAGTAATATCACAAATGACCTTCACATACGCACCAACTGTAGCCCAATGTTCAGAAGCACCCAAGCTATCTACATGCCAAAAATCAGCTATAGACAAGCCGAAGGTGAAAGATCTCAAAAGATGAACACATTTTATTTGTGAAAAGTAAACTCTTGTAATATTCGACACCAGCCCAAATTCAATGCACGAAAAACAGATCTCCCACAAAACCATATAAATCATTTTCAAAGTAGCCAGGaacaaaacaaaaacaagcatccaaaaaACATGCTTCAACATTCCAACAAAAAGGGGACAATCCAGACACACGTCAATAGACGAGACTTAAACCAAAATATTCAAATACCTTTGAATGACACCAAATTTTGGTATGATGTCAAGGAGGAGGATTTGAATCTAGAGGTAATTTTTattgggttaaatatcaaagtggtcactcaactgaagGTCATACATCAAtttaatcatcaaacttaacgggatatcatttggatcactaaagtcataataaatatcaaacagatacctcaaaatatgtgctcgagaattaaaaattattttatgaagttctaaatattttttttaatgtcattacaataaatgaaaaattatgaattcatagtattttagtagatatagtgagatttttaaaaatttatctactaattatttttattttaataaagaaaatgattataaaattacaaataaatagtagataaatttttaaaaatcttactatattatataaaatactagaattcatacatTTGCATTTGGTTGTAACAGaatttaagaaaaatatatagaactccataaaataatttttaattctcgaacacatattttaaggtatctgtttgatatttattatgaatttagtgattcaaatgataccccATTAAGTTTAATGATTAAATTGATATGTGACAttcagttgagtgaccactttgatatttaacccaatTTTTATTTGCAGAATCGGACTCAAAATCAAGATAGATCTGAGAAATAAATTCTAGATATTTGGTTTTGGTTCGATTTTTATTGAAAGGAAGAAGGAAAATCAAAGAAAAGGAAAGTTTTGGGGCTTACCACCAGTGAATTTCCGGCGGAAGCCCCCAGCAGAAACGGAAGAAACAGAGGGGGTCTCACTTTATGGTTTATTATTCACGTCTTTTTAGCTCAACTTTATTATACTAAAATAACACCTTTTAACTTTAAATCATAAGACAAGGAGAATTGAACACATACATTCTGCCAAACATGCCGTAATTTTGACTTCTGCTAAAAGTAGAACCCTTAATTAAAGAAGCCTTAATATATCATCCAACTCACAGAAAGtgatttattaattaaataaggaGAGAGGATGCACTCCAGCGATTGAATAACAAACTATGACAAGAATGTGATAAGGATAGCTTTCCTCACCTCACACACACACTTTATTAATAATTGCAGACTATTATACTGTTAAACAATAATTATCTAGTTTGAGAATAGAATGAGCGAATCTGCATTATTACATAATGGTAGCTGTTTAAGTTTAAAATTGTGATTATCATTCTCTTTTACACTTGTGTATGTACTAATAATTGTACATAAGAAATCATTGTAATGTAAAAGAAAACATATAATGCGTGTAGTTTAAGGTTCCATATGGTTGAAGAAATGAGTTGAGAGAagaatttataaatttgacttgtatgaatgaTTTAGGAAGAGAAGATCAATCATCATTTAGGGCTATAAGAAGAGCAGGAGGGAGAGGGTGTGCAACTGCTCTAGCTCTTCTGACATCCGGTTCGATCATTTATTATTTCCAACCCCAGACGGACTGAAGAACATAAAACAACACTAGAGAGAATGGATAGAGAGAAAATGCTAGCAAGCAAGTCCAAAGGGGATATTTTGAGCTTAGAAATGCTACTAAGCCAATAACAGCACAAACCACCAACATTATTAGCACTTCAGCTGAATAATCCCATCTCAGGTCTTTTACGTATACGATTGCCAACAATGTTGTCATCCCCATTATGTTGTTCATCACCACATTACCGTAAAGCTACATAATAACCACATTAATTAAAACTGTTTAAGAGTTCATTAAATTAACGGAGTTGAAAAAAGTTTCAATCTCCAAAAAGCATGTAGATTATAGAATAAACAAAAAGATAGTTAATGTAGCAACCTCGGAAAATGTTAAGGAAGCAGTTCTTTTGTTCTTTTGAGCTGCAGGAAATATTGCTGCAATTGCCTTTCTAGCTTGCATGGCTACAGGGATAATTACGAAGGAGATGAAGAATGAAGGTATGCCTACTGCATTTGAAAACTGTCGAGTACTTCGGCTCAGTGGACTTGCGAGATATGTCAGCATCATGAAGCCTAAGATGACTTGAAGAAGGGCTTTGTTGAAACCCCATGTTAGCATTAACTTATAGGTCTTTTGTCCAACTTGTTCCTCATTAACCATTGAATCTACTTCCTTCCACAAAATCTGCAATTTAGTTAGCAAAAATTTAAACAAAGAATAGGCGAAACGAACATGACAAAAACTTAATATGCTGTTTTATCTAGTCAAGTAGCTTTATTTTGAATACATCATTTGAAATTTTGAATACATTTACACAAATCCTAATCAACTAGCATCACATGGATCTTCTTGAATATTCGGGGTGAAATTTTATATTAAGTTGTTTTATTCAAGTTAATTATAAGAAATATGTGATTATTAATAAACTTACTTTGTCGTACTCCTCCACAGAACGCTTTGCATCAGTGCATTTAGTTTCATGGGTAGCCTTTTTAAGCCATCTGGTGACGCCTCTGACAAATTCTTCAGAAGTGATCAGCTGGtcaccatcatcatcaaaatCTTTCATCACCTTATCTACCACCATGTCATGATTCGTGATCCATTTGTCTCCAAATTTCACCGTCTGAATGAGACTTCTTAACTCCAGTTGTGATATAACTTTGTTCTTATCTGAGTCATACTTGTCAAAGAGACTGACAAACAATGAAATTAGTAAGGTGAGTATCAACCCGGGACTGCAGGTTTCTGTTAACTAAACTTGAATTTTTAATACCTATTTATTCGATCAAGATCAGGCTTCCCATCATCATTGAGAAGGCATCCTGCATCAATAGCTTCACTTTGGATTTTCTTCAAAATTCTTGCCATGAAATGCTCAATTTTTGCTAGCTCCTCTTTTTTCTTGTTTATCAATGGCTGAACAACTTGTAAGGAATTTTTCCTCTATTTCCACATAAAGCCATTGTATCAATTCAGTGCTTACATTACAAAATACCAAGTATGACTAGCATCTTTCATAAAGATTAAGAAAAGGGTTCAAATTCAAATGCATATAAGGCTCAAGCTTTTGCATGAATTTTAATGACTTGCCTTGTTTAATGATTTCCCCCATTTGCAATCATCCTTTTGGGCCAGCTCTTTTGACTCATCTATCCATTTCATGCATCCCTCAACAAACTCATGCTCACTTATTTTTCCATCTTTATTCCGATCAAAAACCTCCAGTATCACATTAACTGCATACGCATTGTCTACCTCCAGATTTACGGATTCCATCTGTCTTATTAGAGCTTCTAATTCATCAGTGGTTAAGTGCTGGCTTCTGTCTTTATCACTTTCAGCGAATAATCTGCATCCCATTCATGGTACTAAAATGTAGCAGTCGGACCGTCTATatcttattataatatatatggGGGCATATAAATAGAAAAGGCTGAAAACATGTTGATTTGTACCGTTTTATTAGTGAAATATTTGGTTCTCCATTCTCATTAATGAGCTTCGCTTTTCCACACTTCTCTGCATGATTGAGAAACTCTGTTAGAAGATTCTGGTACTTGAAATACTCCAAACTTCTTTCCTGAATCCATGGATCCAAAACCTGGCAAGCAACACAGAGACATTATAAGTTGTGCAGCTAGTTCCTCACATGTAAATCTGTGATCACGATTATTCTTATACATAAGCCCgtttttttctttttatatttcAAAACGTAAAACATGAACTTTAAGAATGCAATCAAATCCACCATTGACCTGGTAGATGAAGTAAGAGAGCAGTGATAAGGCGGAGACAATGAAGGCAATCAAAATAACAACTCGACTCCCATATAAAGTATTGAAGattgttatagccaaaatttggtattggatCATCTCGGGTCAAATACGGGTCAATTGGAATTGAATTGGGGCAAGAAGATGAATAATTAGGTTTTGGTCTACATTGTATGAAGCGAAGACGCGCCCTGTATATGTAGGATGCGTCCATGATTGTGTAGGCTGTATTTTGGGTTGTCATGTAAAGAGATGAGGAGGAAGATATTGAAAGGAGGAGGACGCGCCCAAGGTGCAGGACGCGCCCTGATAAGTATAAATAACGGGATGAGCTGTACAGGTAATAAGGTTGTCATGCAAGGAGAATATGTGTATTTTACAAGGGGAGGACGCGTCCTGCCTCCTGGAGATGCACACTTTGGGATGGTTGAGCTTGTTCTCATTCAAGATAAAGCAAATAGAGATACTTGGAAGATATAACAATATGTGGAGTTCGTAGCGTCAGGACGCGCCCAATCGTTCAGGACGCGTCCTATGTGTGAAGAATGCATGATCAAGAGTAAGTTTAAAGCAAGACAAGCGTGGAAGGagcaatggaggattattttcactaacatatttgttgcaggtactctttgaagaattccctccttgagacggtcaaggagggggatgtccgtgaaaagcttgaaggcctccaggggtatgcctgatgattgaaggcctcctcctgtattcaacgggtgtcctcgttggggatgcggggttaactttggtgtgtgctttgggaactctgttcttgtattcaacgggtgtcctcgttggagaactttggagtcatcctgcactttgcacccaagagcttgggatcacctgtcctgctatctggtgggttatcctcattcgggggacagggacgcgtctggcatttggggtgaaccgtggctatacctgcgttcgtaattcaagggagatagctgtagcggaatgttatccttgcgcagggagatgcattatccgtgaagtcctgcgattacaaacgagccttgggccttcgcggttgggcctcatagttggacattcctaaagctagcggaagatggattctggaccgggcctgagaataagaagtctaagcccattagatttcttgttccccaagaactacgtgggcttgattccctataaatagggatacgtaggcaaattgtaaggggtcggaagcgagagccataaggagccaccaccaaccctaagcaatctcagcccccaatttatcacaaccaccacactctgctcacttttcaggcgaagaaccaccatcgtagatcttgattccggcgacgaacctcaaactttgttgataccaaattcctccgtcaacaaattggcgctagaaggaggggtgctgaTCAAGATCATAATCTCAGGAGGAAGAGATGTCTCGTCACGATGAAGGTTCTTTGACGCAAGAATTGAAGGAT
This genomic interval from Apium graveolens cultivar Ventura chromosome 8, ASM990537v1, whole genome shotgun sequence contains the following:
- the LOC141678585 gene encoding protein IQ-DOMAIN 9-like isoform X1, producing the protein MVCMKYQSPAPAHLPFILLFCHHPPPPFFLLLVHQNSTQHFSSSAFRRYLILKMGSGDWLKKIVSFKKLKNGKPKYLKGSSGLQYANGLNQKKKFQMNSTNLSHHVPNGNPGIQDLAATKIQTAFRAYRARKTRRQLKGTVKLRAVALGSSSRKQASVTLKYLHTWSSLQTEIRTRRNSMALEARIKQRKLENQLKLETKLHDLEVEWSNGPETMEEVLARIHLREEAAGKRERAMAYAFSHQWRANSNSALGSYELGKAIWGWSWMERWVAARPWESRALIQSSPKKVTSSKQASKTAKNTKSPTIKSITSVKSFSPNGKVTTKPRRLSYGAADEQANTKKESMVS
- the LOC141678585 gene encoding protein IQ-DOMAIN 9-like isoform X2, giving the protein MVCMKYQSPAPAHLPFILLFCHHPPPPFFLLLVHQNSTQHFSSSAFRRYLILKMGSGDWLKKIVSFKKLKNGKPKYLKGSSGLQYANGLNQKKKFQMNSTNLSHHVPNGNPGIQDLAATKIQTAFRAYRARKTRRQLKGTVKLRAVALGSSSRKQASVTLKYLHTWSSLQTEIRTRRNSMALEARIKQRKLENQLKLETKLHDLEVEWSNGPETMEEVLARIHLREEAAGKRERAMAYAFSHQL
- the LOC141677792 gene encoding sodium/calcium exchanger NCL1-like, yielding MIQYQILAITIFNTLYGSRVVILIAFIVSALSLLSYFIYQVLDPWIQERSLEYFKYQNLLTEFLNHAEKCGKAKLINENGEPNISLIKRLFAESDKDRSQHLTTDELEALIRQMESVNLEVDNAYAVNVILEVFDRNKDGKISEHEFVEGCMKWIDESKELAQKDDCKWGKSLNKRKNSLQVVQPLINKKKEELAKIEHFMARILKKIQSEAIDAGCLLNDDGKPDLDRINSLFDKYDSDKNKVISQLELRSLIQTVKFGDKWITNHDMVVDKVMKDFDDDGDQLITSEEFVRGVTRWLKKATHETKCTDAKRSVEEYDKILWKEVDSMVNEEQVGQKTYKLMLTWGFNKALLQVILGFMMLTYLASPLSRSTRQFSNAVGIPSFFISFVIIPVAMQARKAIAAIFPAAQKNKRTASLTFSELYGNVVMNNIMGMTTLLAIVYVKDLRWDYSAEVLIMLVVCAVIGLVAFLSSKYPLWTCLLAFSLYPFSLVLFYVLQSVWGWK